From a single Brassica oleracea var. oleracea cultivar TO1000 chromosome C5, BOL, whole genome shotgun sequence genomic region:
- the LOC106294795 gene encoding uncharacterized protein LOC106294795, with product MVGDNTCQLCGEHQETTNHLIFQCRNNKEIWNMTPSIRTPDGSWTSPKDKAGIGWALFNSEAKVILEGKAAIEPVNSPLEAEAEALRMAIIKLRKLRYYTVTFYGDSSDLYDTISKQSHQACHITSKGTHCPTHMKDIVNLARGNEYNFCFQKIERSRNVVADKLAKEG from the exons ATGGTGGGAGATAACACATGTCAATTGTGTGGTGAACATCAGGAGACAACAAACCATCTGATCTTCCAATGCAGAAACAACAAGGAAATATGGAACATGACACCATCTATCCGGACACCAG ATGGTTCTTGGACGTCACCAAAGGACAAGGCTGGAATTGGTTGGGCTCTATTCAACTCTGAAGCAAAAGTTATATTGGAAGGAAAGGCAGCAATAGAACCAGTCAATTCTCCACTAGAAGCTGAAGCAGAAGCATTGAGAATGGCGATAATAAAATTGAGGAAGCTAAGATATTACACAGTCACCTTCTATGGAGATTCCTCTGATCTTTATGATACAATCTCAAAACAATCTCATCAAGCTTGCCACATCACTTCGAAAGGAACTCATTGTCCAACTCACATGAAAGATATTGTCAATCTGGCAAGAGGGAACGAATACAACTTTTGCTTCCAAAAGATTGAAAGGTCTCGTAATGTTGTTGCAGATAAATTAGCTAAAGAGGGGTAG
- the LOC106294794 gene encoding BTB/POZ domain-containing protein At1g30440 → MACMKLGSKSDAFQRQGQAWFCTSGLPSDIVVEVGEMSFHLHKFPLLSRSGVMERRIAKASKEGDDNCLIKISDLPGGDKTFELVAKFCYGVKLELTASNVVYLRCAAELLEMTEEYGEGNLISQTETFFNQVVLKSWKDSVKALQSCDEVLEYADELNITKKCIESLAMRASTDPNLFGWPVVEHGGGPMQSPGGSVLWNGISTGARPRQTSSDWWYEDASMLSFPLFKRLITVMDSRGIREDIIAGSLTHYTRKHLPGLKRRRGGPPESSGRFSTPLSSGSVLSEEEQKRLLEETEELLRMQKGLVPTKFFADMLRIAKILKASPSCVANLEKRIGMQLDQAALEDLVMPSFSHTMETLYDVDSVQRILDHFLSTDQIMPADVGSPCSSVDDGNVIGSPRLITPMTAVAKLIDGYLAEVAPDVNLKLPKFQALAASVPEYARLLDDGLYRAIDIFLKHHPWLAETERENLCRLLDCQKLSLEACTHAAQNERLPLRVIVQVLFFEQLQLRTSVAGCFLVSDNLDGGSRQLRSGGFAGGSTEGGGGWATAVRENQVLKVGMDSMRMRVCELEKECSNMRQEIEKLGKTTKGGGGGGSGSGSKTWFGIKLKSHQMCSAQEGSVSKSNNENVKIEKLKDVKERRGKHKKASSISSER, encoded by the exons ATGGCTTGCATGAAGCTGGGATCCAAATCTGATGCTTTCCAGAGACAAGGCCAAGCTTG GTTTTGCACAAGTGGACTTCCGAGTGATATTGTCGTTGAAGTTGGAGAGATGTCTTTCCATCTCCACAAG TTTCCTTTGCTCTCAAGAAGTGGAGTCATGGAAAGAAGGATCGCAAAAGCATCCAAAGAAGGCGATGATAACTGTCTCATCAAGATTTCCGATCTTCCCGGCGGAGACAAAACGTTTGAGCTAGTGGCCAAGTTCTGCTACGGCGTGAAGCTCGAGCTCACTGCTTCTAACGTCGTATACCTCAGATGCGCCGCTGAGCTTCTCGAGATGACGGAAGAGTATGGAGAAGGAAACCTAATCTCTCAAACCGAAACGTTTTTCAACCAAGTTGTCCTCAAAAGCTGGAAAGATTCAGTAAAAGCGCTTCAGAGCTGCGACGAGGTCCTCGAGTACGCCGATGAGTTAAACATTACCAAGAAGTGCATCGAGTCACTAGCCATGAGAGCATCCACAGACCCGAACTTGTTCGGCTGGCCAGTCGTGGAGCATGGTGGCGGGCCCATGCAGAGTCCAGGTGGCAGCGTTTTATGGAACGGGATAAGCACGGGGGCGAGACCTAGACAAACTAGCTCAGACTGGTGGTACGAGGATGCGTCCATGCTTAGCTTTCCTCTTTTCAAGAGACTCATCACAGTCATGGACTCCAGAGGCATAAGAGAAGACATCATCGCCGGTTCCTTAACCCACTACACAAGAAAACACTTGCCAGGCCTAAAAAGGCGACGCGGTGGCCCACCTGAATCCAGCGGCCGTTTCAGCACGCCTCTGAGCTCGGGGAGCGTACTCTCCGAAGAAGAGCAGAAGCGCTTGCTTGAAGAGACCGAGGAGCTTCTCCGCATGCAGAAAGGTTTGGTTCCGACCAAGTTTTTCGCCGACATGCTTAGAATCGCCAAGATTTTGAAAGCCAGTCCGAGCTGCGTAGCGAACTTGGAGAAGAGGATAGGGATGCAGCTTGACCAGGCGGCGTTGGAAGATCTTGTGATGCCTAGCTTTTCTCACACGATGGAGACTCTATACGACGTTGACTCTGTGCAGAGGATCTTGGACCATTTTCTTAGTACGGATCAGATTATGCCTGCTGACGTTGGCTCTCCTTGTTCTTCGGTGGATGATGGGAATGTAATCGGATCACCACGGTTAATAACGCCAATGACAGCGGTTGCAAAGCTGATCGATGGGTATCTTGCTGAAGTGGCACCTGATGTCAATCTCAAGCTTCCAAAGTTCCAAGCTTTAGCTGCTTCTGTTCCTGAGTATGCTAGACTCTTGGATGATGGACTCTATCGTGCCATAGACATTTTCCTAAAG CATCATCCTTGGTTAGCGGAAACAGAAAGAGAGAATCTTTGCAGGCTGTTAGATTGCCAGAAGCTCTCTTTAGAAGCTTGCACACACGCGGCGCAGAACGAGAGGTTACCTCTAAGAGTAATCGTCCAGGTCCTCTTCTTTGAGCAGCTTCAGCTCAGGACCTCTGTAGCTGGATGCTTCCTCGTTTCAGACAACCTTGATGGCGGATCAAGACAGTTAAGAAGCGGCGGATTTGCAGGAGGATCAACCGAAGGAGGAGGAGGATGGGCAACTGCAGTAAGAGAGAATCAAGTGTTGAAAGTTGGAATGGACAGTATGAGAATGAGGGTTTGTGAGTTAGAGAAAGAATGTTCCAATATGAGACAGGAGATTGAGAAGCTTGGTAAGACGACAAAAGGTGGTGGCGGTGGTGGTTCGGGAAGCGGTAGCAAAACGTGGTTTGGTATTAAGCTGAAGTCACATCAAATGTGCAGTGCTCAAGAAGGATCTGTGTCAAAGTCAAACAACGAGAATGTGAAGATAGAGAAGCTTAAGGATGTGAAAGAACGTCGTGGGAAGCATAAGAAAGCTTCGAGCATTAGTTCCGAGAGGTGA